The following proteins come from a genomic window of Mycobacterium sp. DL:
- a CDS encoding 2-keto-4-pentenoate hydratase: MLSSEVRARLAADLAQAERSRVPIAPLTDANPDIDVVDAYEIQLINIRQKVAEGARVIGHKVGLSSEAMQKMMNVDEPDYGHLLDDMQVFEDTPVRSDRFLYPRVEVEVGFVLADDLPGAGCTEDDVLAATAAFAPSIELIDTRITNWQIKLCDTIADNASSAGWVLGEARVSPKDIDIKNIDAVLTNNGEVVAEGRSDAVLGNPVTAVAWLARKVEAFGVRLKAGDIVLPGSCTRAIDAPPGSRFVADFAGLGSVRLDFE, from the coding sequence ATGCTCAGTTCCGAGGTCCGTGCCCGACTCGCCGCCGACCTTGCCCAGGCTGAGCGCAGCCGCGTTCCGATCGCGCCGCTGACGGACGCGAACCCCGACATCGATGTGGTCGACGCCTATGAGATCCAGCTGATCAACATCCGGCAGAAAGTGGCCGAGGGCGCCCGGGTGATCGGACACAAGGTCGGCCTCTCGTCGGAGGCCATGCAGAAGATGATGAACGTCGACGAGCCCGACTACGGCCATCTGCTCGACGACATGCAGGTCTTCGAAGACACGCCGGTCCGTTCGGATCGTTTTCTGTATCCGCGGGTCGAGGTCGAGGTCGGGTTCGTGCTCGCCGACGATCTGCCCGGCGCCGGCTGCACCGAGGACGACGTGCTCGCCGCGACCGCCGCGTTCGCGCCCTCGATCGAACTGATCGACACCCGGATCACCAACTGGCAGATCAAGCTGTGCGACACGATCGCCGACAACGCCTCGTCCGCAGGCTGGGTGCTCGGTGAGGCTCGCGTTTCGCCCAAGGACATAGACATCAAGAACATCGACGCGGTGCTGACCAACAACGGCGAGGTGGTCGCCGAGGGCCGCAGTGACGCGGTACTGGGGAATCCGGTGACCGCGGTCGCATGGCTGGCGCGCAAGGTCGAGGCTTTCGGGGTCCGGCTGAAGGCCGGCGACATCGTGTTGCCCGGTTCCTGCACGCGTGCGATAGATGCACCGCCCGGGAGCCGTTTCGTCGCCGACTTCGCCGGATTAGGTTCAGTACGACTCGATTTCGAGTGA
- a CDS encoding acetaldehyde dehydrogenase (acetylating), with translation MPDKATVAIVGSGNISTDLLYKLLRSDWLEPRWMIGIDPDSEGLARARKLGLETSHEGVDWLLNLDEKPDMVFEATSAYVHRDAAPRYAEAGIRAIDLTPAAVGPGVIPPANLREHLDAPNVNMVTCGGQATIPMVYAVSRVVDVPYAEIVASVSSASAGPGTRANIDEFTKTTSAGVQHIGGAARGKAIIILNPADPPMIMRDTIFCAIPEDADQDAITASIKDVVAQVQTYVPGYRLLNEPQFDPPSVNSGGHAVVTTFVEVEGAGDYLPPYAGNLDIMTAAAAKVGEEIARESLSVNVAGGQA, from the coding sequence ATGCCTGACAAGGCGACGGTGGCGATTGTGGGATCGGGCAACATCAGTACCGACCTGCTGTACAAGTTGCTGCGTTCCGATTGGCTGGAACCGCGGTGGATGATCGGGATCGACCCGGACAGCGAGGGGTTGGCGCGGGCGCGAAAGCTGGGGTTGGAGACGTCGCACGAGGGTGTGGACTGGCTGCTGAACCTCGACGAGAAGCCGGACATGGTGTTCGAGGCCACGAGCGCCTACGTCCACCGCGACGCTGCGCCGCGGTACGCCGAGGCGGGGATCCGCGCGATCGATCTGACCCCGGCTGCGGTGGGCCCGGGGGTCATCCCGCCGGCGAACCTGCGCGAGCACCTGGATGCGCCGAACGTGAACATGGTGACCTGTGGCGGGCAGGCCACCATCCCGATGGTCTACGCGGTGAGCCGGGTGGTGGACGTGCCATATGCCGAGATCGTCGCATCGGTGTCCTCGGCGTCGGCGGGACCGGGTACCCGGGCCAACATCGACGAGTTCACCAAGACCACCAGCGCGGGGGTGCAGCACATCGGCGGTGCGGCCCGGGGTAAGGCGATCATCATCCTGAACCCCGCGGATCCGCCGATGATCATGCGCGACACCATCTTCTGCGCGATTCCCGAGGATGCCGACCAGGACGCGATCACCGCATCGATAAAGGATGTGGTGGCGCAGGTGCAGACCTATGTGCCGGGTTACCGGTTGCTCAACGAGCCCCAGTTCGATCCGCCGTCGGTCAACTCCGGCGGGCACGCGGTGGTCACCACGTTCGTCGAGGTGGAGGGTGCCGGCGACTATCTGCCGCCGTACGCGGGAAACCTCGACATCATGACCGCGGCGGCGGCGAAGGTGGGCGAAGAGATCGCCCGCGAGTCGCTGTCGGTCAACGTTGCGGGAGGTCAGGCATGA
- the dmpG gene encoding 4-hydroxy-2-oxovalerate aldolase yields the protein MSTDEIYFDPMWDIRMTDTSLRDGSHHKRHQFTAEEVGAIVAALDTAGVPVIEVTHGDGLGGSSFNYGFSKTPEQELIKLAAETAKEAKIAFLMLPGVGTKEDIKEAQNNGGSICRIATHCTEADVSIQHFGLARELGLETVGFLMMSHTIPPEKLAAQARIMADAGCQCVYVVDSAGALVLEGVADRVAALVAELGDDAQVGFHGHENLGLGVANSIEAVRAGAKQIDGSCRRFGAGAGNAPVEALIGVFDKIGVKTGIDFFEIADAAEEVVAPAMPAECLLDRNALIMGYSGVYSSFLKHAIRQSERYGVPAHKLLHRAGQRKLIGGQEDQLIDIALEIKREMDAEAIATA from the coding sequence ATGAGCACCGACGAAATTTATTTCGACCCGATGTGGGACATCCGGATGACGGATACGTCGTTGCGTGACGGCAGCCACCACAAGCGCCACCAGTTCACCGCCGAGGAGGTCGGGGCGATCGTCGCCGCGCTCGACACCGCCGGTGTGCCGGTCATCGAGGTCACCCATGGTGACGGTCTCGGCGGGTCGAGCTTCAACTACGGGTTCTCCAAGACCCCGGAGCAGGAGCTGATCAAGTTGGCGGCCGAGACCGCCAAAGAAGCCAAGATCGCCTTCCTGATGCTGCCCGGTGTGGGTACCAAGGAAGACATCAAGGAGGCGCAGAACAACGGCGGGTCGATCTGTCGGATCGCCACGCACTGCACCGAGGCCGACGTGTCGATCCAGCATTTCGGGTTGGCCCGAGAGCTCGGTCTGGAGACCGTCGGGTTCCTGATGATGAGCCACACGATCCCGCCGGAGAAGCTGGCCGCCCAGGCGCGCATCATGGCCGATGCCGGCTGTCAGTGTGTCTACGTGGTCGATTCGGCGGGAGCCCTGGTTCTCGAGGGCGTCGCCGACCGGGTGGCGGCGCTGGTCGCCGAACTCGGTGATGACGCTCAAGTGGGCTTCCACGGCCACGAGAACCTCGGGCTGGGGGTCGCGAACTCGATCGAGGCCGTCCGCGCCGGCGCCAAGCAGATCGACGGCTCGTGTCGGCGGTTCGGGGCCGGTGCGGGTAATGCGCCGGTGGAGGCGCTCATCGGGGTGTTCGACAAGATCGGCGTCAAGACCGGTATCGACTTCTTCGAGATCGCCGATGCCGCCGAAGAGGTCGTCGCGCCGGCGATGCCCGCCGAGTGTCTGCTGGACCGCAACGCGTTGATCATGGGTTACTCGGGGGTCTACTCGAGCTTCCTCAAGCACGCCATCCGTCAGTCCGAGCGCTACGGGGTGCCCGCCCACAAGCTGCTGCACCGCGCCGGGCAGCGCAAGCTGATCGGCGGCCAGGAGGATCAGCTGATCGACATCGCCCTGGAGATCAAGCGCGAGATGGACGCCGAGGCAATTGCGACGGCCTAG
- a CDS encoding AMP-dependent synthetase/ligase codes for MAEPPGLGAPTMAQSFLRTIAACGDAVALRTPDDTVTIRYRELPGRMTEVAAALAALGISPGDSVGMMLTNRPEFHVIDGAAMLMGAVPFSVYNTSPPEQLAYVLGDAGARVVFTERQFAPALAAVAAYDLELPHLIVVDDDASWSTFLRAGEPFDLAATAAAVQPGDLLTLIYTSGTTGPPKGVELTHANMVALLCGLHEAWGMRSGGQIISYLPQAHIADRWFSHYSGLMTYGGTITDVGVMADAIPTATVVRPTFWGGVPRVWEKLKSALQSGAFGPLDDPARVRSALGFDRCELFVIGAAPTTRDVLDFFGDLGIEICEAWGMSETSAIGALNRPGTVRLGSVGRPLPGMEIKLAEDDELLCRGPNVMAGYRNNPQKTAEAMDSEGWLHTGDVARIDEDGYVWIIDRKKELIINSAGKNMSPVNIESKLKAAGPLIGQACVFGDARPYIVALLVLDPEAGADPTDPAVVAAVQREVDLANTHLSRVEQVKRFTVLPEEWLPGGDELTPTMKLKRRPIADRYSVLIDALYS; via the coding sequence ATGGCGGAACCTCCCGGGCTCGGCGCACCCACCATGGCACAGTCGTTCCTCCGCACCATCGCGGCGTGCGGCGACGCGGTCGCATTGCGGACCCCCGACGACACGGTGACGATCCGCTATCGCGAGTTGCCAGGCCGCATGACCGAGGTGGCAGCTGCCCTTGCAGCACTGGGGATTTCGCCCGGCGACTCCGTTGGGATGATGCTCACCAACCGGCCGGAGTTCCACGTGATCGACGGCGCGGCGATGTTGATGGGTGCTGTCCCGTTCAGCGTGTACAACACGTCGCCGCCCGAGCAACTCGCCTACGTCCTGGGCGACGCAGGGGCGCGGGTGGTGTTCACCGAACGGCAGTTCGCCCCGGCGCTCGCGGCGGTGGCCGCCTACGACCTCGAACTGCCGCACCTGATCGTGGTCGACGACGATGCGTCGTGGTCGACCTTCCTGCGGGCAGGCGAGCCCTTCGACCTCGCGGCGACCGCGGCAGCGGTGCAACCCGGCGACCTGCTCACGCTGATCTACACCTCAGGAACCACCGGCCCGCCCAAGGGTGTCGAGCTCACCCACGCCAACATGGTCGCGCTGTTGTGCGGCCTCCACGAGGCATGGGGAATGCGCTCGGGCGGCCAGATCATCAGCTACCTGCCACAGGCACATATCGCCGATCGCTGGTTCTCGCACTACAGCGGGCTGATGACGTACGGGGGGACCATCACCGACGTCGGGGTCATGGCCGATGCCATCCCGACCGCCACGGTGGTCCGCCCGACGTTCTGGGGCGGAGTTCCCCGCGTATGGGAGAAACTGAAGTCGGCGCTGCAGTCCGGGGCATTCGGCCCGCTCGATGACCCGGCCAGGGTACGTTCGGCGCTCGGTTTCGACAGGTGTGAACTGTTCGTCATCGGCGCAGCACCTACGACGCGCGACGTGTTGGATTTCTTCGGGGATCTCGGCATCGAGATCTGCGAGGCCTGGGGCATGAGTGAGACATCGGCCATCGGTGCGCTGAACCGGCCAGGGACCGTGCGACTCGGTTCGGTCGGCCGTCCGCTGCCTGGGATGGAGATCAAACTGGCCGAAGACGATGAACTGCTGTGCCGCGGTCCCAACGTGATGGCCGGCTACCGCAACAACCCGCAGAAGACTGCCGAGGCGATGGACTCCGAGGGCTGGTTGCACACCGGCGACGTCGCGCGCATCGATGAGGACGGCTACGTCTGGATCATCGACCGCAAGAAGGAACTGATCATCAACTCCGCGGGCAAGAACATGTCGCCGGTGAACATCGAGTCGAAACTCAAGGCCGCCGGTCCACTGATCGGGCAGGCCTGCGTGTTCGGTGACGCCCGGCCCTACATCGTCGCCCTGCTGGTGCTCGACCCGGAGGCCGGTGCCGATCCGACCGATCCCGCCGTCGTCGCGGCGGTACAGCGCGAGGTCGACCTCGCCAACACCCATCTTTCCAGGGTGGAGCAAGTCAAGCGGTTCACAGTGCTGCCAGAGGAATGGCTGCCCGGAGGCGACGAACTCACGCCCACGATGAAGCTCAAACGGCGCCCCATCGCCGACAGGTACTCGGTGCTGATCGACGCTCTCTATTCATGA
- a CDS encoding RecQ family ATP-dependent DNA helicase, with the protein MATRAQAQAILEQLAGPDARLRDDQWTAIEALVVGRRRALVVQRTGWGKSAVYFIAAKLLRGEGRGPTVIVSPLLALMRNQVEAADRAGVRAATINSSNIADWSEIHDRVRGGELDVLLVSPERLNNPDFRDDVLPALARDAGLVVIDEAHCVSDWGHDFRPDYRRIRTLIAELGNDIPVLATTATANDRVVDDVRSQLGVSGAEVGGDALVLRGGLDRESLRLSVVKAGNPAQRTAWLAAQMNSLPGSGIVYTLTVAQANDVAAMLRDRGHVVAAYTGATETAEREQLEHDLRDNRVKALIATSALGMGFDKPDLGFVVHLGAPASPIAYYQQVGRAGRATESAEVILLPGAEDRDVWRYFASVAFPSEAMVRNVIRALDPERPQSTPALEPLVDLNRTRLEMVLKVLDVDGAVRRVKGGWIGTGREWDYDEERYRRLDEARKREQQAMLDYLDTDQCRMSFLRGQLNDPELADGARCGRCDNCTGSSYDPGVDESEAEAARARLMRPGVEITARRQWPSGLAKLGVSLSGKITDGPAAGRAIGRLTDLGWGARLRAVLDGPDAEAPDDVVRGAVDVLAAWDWKTRPTAVMAMASESHPLLIGSLARRLAELGRLEHLGTLGYSVERRPVTAANSAYRVAALTGSWDPPELPELSGPVLLVDDMTDTGWTLTMAGRIVRQAGAPEVLPLVVAAVS; encoded by the coding sequence ATGGCGACACGAGCGCAGGCCCAGGCGATCCTCGAACAACTGGCCGGACCCGACGCCCGCCTGCGCGACGACCAGTGGACGGCCATCGAGGCGTTGGTGGTGGGTCGCCGCCGCGCACTGGTCGTCCAACGCACCGGGTGGGGCAAGTCGGCGGTGTACTTCATCGCCGCCAAACTGTTGCGCGGCGAGGGGCGCGGTCCGACGGTCATCGTGTCGCCGCTGCTGGCGCTGATGCGAAATCAGGTCGAGGCCGCCGACCGGGCAGGGGTGCGGGCGGCGACCATCAACTCGAGCAACATCGCCGACTGGTCGGAGATCCACGACCGGGTTCGTGGCGGCGAACTCGACGTGCTGCTCGTCAGCCCCGAGCGCCTCAACAATCCCGATTTCCGCGATGACGTGCTGCCGGCGCTGGCCCGTGATGCAGGCCTGGTCGTGATCGACGAGGCGCATTGCGTCTCCGACTGGGGGCACGACTTCCGGCCCGACTACCGCCGCATCCGCACGCTGATCGCGGAGCTGGGCAATGACATCCCGGTGCTTGCGACGACAGCGACCGCCAACGACCGCGTCGTCGACGATGTGCGCAGCCAGCTGGGGGTCAGCGGCGCCGAGGTGGGCGGCGACGCCCTGGTCCTGCGAGGCGGCCTGGACCGGGAGTCGCTGCGCCTTTCGGTGGTCAAGGCGGGGAATCCGGCCCAACGCACGGCATGGCTTGCCGCGCAGATGAACTCGCTTCCCGGTTCGGGCATCGTCTACACACTCACCGTGGCCCAGGCGAACGATGTCGCGGCGATGCTGCGCGACCGCGGGCATGTGGTGGCCGCCTACACCGGAGCAACCGAGACCGCCGAGCGCGAGCAACTCGAGCATGACCTGCGGGACAACCGGGTGAAGGCGCTGATCGCCACCTCGGCGCTCGGGATGGGTTTCGACAAGCCCGATCTCGGGTTCGTGGTCCACCTGGGCGCGCCCGCCTCGCCGATCGCGTACTACCAGCAGGTCGGCCGTGCGGGGCGCGCCACCGAGAGTGCCGAGGTGATACTGCTGCCGGGCGCCGAGGACCGCGACGTGTGGCGATACTTCGCCTCTGTCGCCTTCCCTTCAGAAGCGATGGTGCGCAATGTCATTCGGGCACTCGACCCCGAACGCCCGCAATCCACTCCGGCGCTCGAGCCGTTGGTCGATCTCAACAGGACGCGCCTGGAGATGGTGCTGAAGGTGCTCGATGTCGACGGGGCGGTACGCAGGGTCAAGGGCGGTTGGATCGGTACCGGTCGCGAATGGGATTACGACGAGGAGCGCTATCGCCGGCTGGACGAGGCCCGCAAACGCGAGCAGCAGGCAATGCTGGACTACCTCGACACCGACCAGTGCCGGATGTCGTTCCTGCGCGGCCAGCTCAACGACCCCGAACTGGCCGACGGCGCGAGATGCGGGCGGTGCGACAACTGCACGGGTTCGAGTTACGACCCGGGCGTCGACGAGTCGGAAGCCGAGGCGGCCCGGGCGCGCCTGATGCGGCCCGGCGTCGAGATCACCGCACGCCGGCAGTGGCCCTCCGGTCTGGCGAAACTCGGCGTCTCGCTCAGCGGGAAGATCACCGACGGCCCGGCCGCGGGGCGGGCCATCGGGCGGCTCACCGATCTGGGATGGGGGGCGAGGTTGCGTGCGGTTCTCGACGGCCCTGACGCCGAGGCTCCCGACGACGTGGTGCGCGGCGCGGTCGACGTGCTTGCCGCGTGGGACTGGAAGACCAGGCCGACGGCCGTCATGGCGATGGCCTCCGAAAGCCATCCGCTGCTCATCGGCTCGTTGGCGCGCAGGCTCGCCGAACTCGGGAGGCTGGAGCATCTCGGGACGCTCGGCTACTCCGTCGAGCGGCGGCCCGTGACGGCTGCCAACTCGGCGTATCGTGTTGCGGCACTGACAGGTTCCTGGGATCCGCCCGAACTGCCCGAGCTGAGTGGGCCGGTTCTGCTGGTGGACGACATGACCGACACCGGGTGGACGCTGACCATGGCTGGGCGGATCGTGCGGCAGGCCGGTGCGCCCGAGGTGTTGCCATTGGTGGTTGCAGCCGTCAGCTGA
- a CDS encoding helix-turn-helix domain-containing protein, with amino-acid sequence MPPEAAGRASPPTERVVAILEYLAGRPEERLGVSELARRLGLSKPTCLGIATSLTEAGYLVRDAADKTYRLGPSLITLGHRAQESLRVSPAAREELRRLSERFGVSAGLSAVIDDRITLLDLVAPAGAPPGVDVGQSYPFAPPVGLMFVLWDDEAVRNWLAMEPTVPLHASRTDPDRLHRVIERCRADGYLVERLTPGGRRLYSLLAGMSTTMPDELRALLGELVSDIGERVYLREEKPGRRRHDISVISAPVFDHYGRQVMVASMRIGKALTDNEIREHAKALIGTADAVSAQLGGAAPAQGRVDP; translated from the coding sequence GTGCCACCCGAAGCCGCCGGACGCGCCTCCCCGCCCACCGAACGTGTGGTGGCAATCCTGGAATACCTGGCCGGCCGACCCGAGGAACGGCTGGGTGTCTCGGAACTGGCGCGCCGGCTCGGGCTGAGCAAGCCGACCTGTCTGGGAATCGCGACCTCGCTGACCGAGGCCGGCTACCTGGTCCGCGACGCTGCCGACAAGACCTACCGCCTGGGGCCGTCGTTGATCACGCTCGGACACCGCGCGCAGGAGTCGCTGCGGGTCAGCCCGGCCGCGCGCGAGGAACTGCGCCGGCTGTCGGAGAGGTTCGGCGTCTCCGCAGGGCTCTCGGCCGTGATCGACGACCGCATCACGCTGCTGGACCTCGTGGCACCGGCCGGCGCACCACCCGGCGTCGACGTCGGCCAGAGCTACCCGTTCGCGCCGCCGGTCGGGTTGATGTTCGTGCTGTGGGACGACGAGGCGGTGCGCAACTGGCTGGCGATGGAACCGACGGTGCCGCTGCACGCGTCGCGCACCGATCCCGACCGGCTGCACCGCGTGATCGAACGATGCCGCGCCGACGGCTACCTGGTCGAGCGCCTCACCCCCGGAGGCCGCAGGCTGTACTCACTGCTGGCAGGGATGTCGACCACGATGCCCGACGAGCTGCGGGCACTGCTCGGCGAGTTGGTCTCCGACATCGGCGAGCGGGTGTACCTGCGCGAGGAGAAGCCCGGCCGCCGACGTCATGACATCAGCGTCATCTCCGCACCCGTGTTCGATCACTACGGACGCCAGGTGATGGTGGCCTCGATGCGCATCGGGAAGGCGTTGACGGACAACGAGATCCGCGAGCACGCCAAGGCGTTGATCGGCACCGCCGACGCGGTCAGCGCCCAACTGGGTGGCGCAGCACCAGCCCAAGGACGGGTCGACCCTTAG
- a CDS encoding SDR family oxidoreductase — MAGLLEDKVVVISGVGPALGTTLARRCAEEGADLVLAARTVERLEEVAEQVTGLGRRALSVGTDITDEAQVDNLVDESLKAYGRVDVLINNAFRVPSMRPLANTTFDHMRDAIELTVFGALRLIQAFTPALAEANGSVVNVNSMVVRHSQAKYGAYKMAKSALLAMSQSLATELGDQGIRVNSILPGYIWGGTLESYFNHQAGKYGTTVDEIYKATAAASDLKRLPTENEVASAILFMASDLSSGITGQALDVNCGEYKA; from the coding sequence ATGGCTGGACTGCTCGAGGACAAGGTCGTTGTCATCAGCGGCGTCGGACCTGCGCTGGGTACGACGCTGGCACGGCGGTGCGCGGAGGAGGGTGCCGATCTGGTGCTGGCAGCCCGTACCGTCGAGCGACTCGAGGAGGTCGCCGAGCAGGTCACCGGCCTCGGTCGGCGGGCACTGTCGGTGGGCACCGACATCACCGACGAGGCGCAGGTGGACAACCTCGTCGACGAGTCGCTGAAGGCCTACGGCAGGGTCGACGTGCTGATCAACAACGCCTTTCGGGTGCCGTCGATGAGGCCGTTGGCCAACACCACCTTCGACCACATGCGCGACGCCATCGAGTTGACGGTGTTCGGCGCGCTGCGGTTGATCCAGGCCTTCACGCCCGCCCTTGCCGAGGCGAACGGTTCCGTCGTCAACGTGAACTCCATGGTGGTGCGGCACTCGCAGGCCAAGTACGGCGCGTACAAGATGGCGAAGTCGGCGCTTCTGGCCATGTCGCAGTCGTTGGCCACCGAGTTGGGGGACCAGGGCATCCGGGTGAATTCGATTCTGCCCGGCTATATCTGGGGTGGCACGCTGGAAAGCTACTTCAACCACCAGGCCGGCAAGTACGGCACGACCGTCGACGAGATCTACAAGGCCACGGCCGCCGCCTCCGATCTGAAGCGGTTGCCGACCGAGAATGAGGTGGCCTCGGCCATCCTGTTCATGGCCAGCGACCTGTCCAGCGGCATCACCGGGCAGGCCCTCGACGTGAACTGCGGGGAATACAAGGCATGA
- a CDS encoding sulfotransferase, producing the protein MTRTNVGTVEDLHASATKACGLDDFGSDDDNYREALEVLLDSFARDADLTEIGSKMHRFFTRNALVARLVSEAAFKQYPQHTEVGIERPIFVTGLPRTGTTVIHRLLTADPRHQGLELWLAEFPQPRPPRETWSQNPVFQQIDAQFAKAHEENPGYTGLHYMTADEVEECWQLLRQSLHSVSYETLAHLPTYSRWLSQQDWTKSYKRHRKNLQLIGLNEPEKRWVLKNPSHLFALDAIFAVYPDALVVQCHRPAETIMASMCSLAQHTTEGWSNTFVGDVIGADSMETWSRGLELFNTERAKHDPAQFCDVDYFDFIKDPIASVEGIYRHFGIDFTDAARQAITDSHTESQKGPRAPKHTYSLSDYGLTDEQVKARFAGL; encoded by the coding sequence ATGACGCGAACCAACGTGGGCACCGTCGAGGATCTGCACGCCTCGGCCACCAAGGCGTGCGGCCTCGACGACTTCGGCAGTGACGACGACAACTACCGCGAAGCGCTCGAGGTGTTGCTGGACTCGTTCGCCCGCGACGCCGATCTGACCGAGATCGGCAGCAAGATGCACCGGTTCTTCACGCGCAACGCCCTGGTGGCCCGGCTGGTGTCCGAGGCCGCGTTCAAGCAGTATCCCCAGCACACCGAGGTCGGCATCGAACGCCCGATCTTCGTGACCGGACTGCCGCGCACCGGCACCACGGTGATTCATCGTCTGCTCACCGCCGATCCGCGGCACCAGGGTCTGGAACTGTGGCTGGCTGAGTTTCCGCAACCGCGGCCACCGCGTGAAACCTGGTCTCAGAACCCGGTTTTCCAGCAGATCGACGCCCAGTTCGCCAAGGCGCACGAGGAGAACCCGGGCTACACCGGGTTGCACTACATGACCGCCGACGAGGTGGAGGAGTGCTGGCAGTTGTTACGCCAGTCCCTGCACTCGGTCTCATACGAGACGCTCGCGCACCTGCCCACCTATTCGCGGTGGCTGTCGCAACAGGACTGGACCAAGTCGTACAAGCGGCACCGGAAGAACCTCCAACTGATCGGGCTCAACGAACCGGAGAAGCGCTGGGTGCTCAAGAATCCCAGTCACCTGTTCGCACTCGACGCGATCTTCGCGGTATACCCCGATGCGCTGGTGGTGCAGTGCCACCGACCCGCCGAGACCATCATGGCCTCGATGTGCTCACTGGCCCAGCACACCACGGAGGGCTGGTCGAACACCTTCGTCGGGGATGTCATCGGCGCCGACTCGATGGAGACCTGGTCGCGGGGGCTCGAGTTGTTCAACACCGAACGGGCCAAGCATGATCCGGCGCAGTTCTGCGACGTGGACTACTTCGACTTCATCAAGGATCCGATCGCCAGTGTCGAGGGCATCTACCGCCATTTCGGCATCGACTTCACCGATGCCGCCCGGCAGGCGATCACCGACAGCCATACCGAGAGCCAGAAGGGTCCGCGAGCGCCCAAACACACGTATTCACTTTCGGATTACGGATTGACCGACGAGCAGGTCAAGGCGCGCTTCGCGGGGTTGTAG
- a CDS encoding serine/threonine-protein kinase, protein MLINGRFRVGDVLGAGGMAEVRDGWDTRLGRPVAVKLLHPLLGAQPDMRARFHAEARAAAALNHPNIVSVFDSGEHDGVPFIVMERLPGTSIADEMARGPMTLGRVRSVLDDVLGALGAAHSAGILHRDIKPGNILHATSGGAVKLADFGIAKAMDAGATHTRTGQVLGTMAYLSPERIAGAPASVTDDLYAVGVVGYEALTGRPRFSHDNAGALAHAIMTATPPPVSLLRPDTEPELAAVIERAVAPTPRDRFASTADMLTALHGPALQERATPGGPTHTRVLETPLPYQPASLAYVSPPPRRAGRRTKILAGVGAAVVAAVTAVIVVAASQSPMTPTVSVPERDPVTTSSASTTPPPPASTPPPVPAPAPAPAENLNRGNGNGNGNGKKDKKQNDD, encoded by the coding sequence GTGCTGATCAACGGTCGGTTCCGGGTGGGCGACGTCCTCGGCGCCGGCGGAATGGCCGAAGTCCGGGACGGATGGGACACCCGTCTCGGTCGGCCTGTCGCTGTCAAGCTGCTGCATCCGTTGCTCGGGGCGCAGCCGGACATGCGCGCACGATTCCACGCCGAGGCACGCGCCGCCGCGGCGCTCAACCACCCCAACATCGTGTCCGTCTTCGACAGCGGCGAGCACGACGGCGTCCCGTTCATCGTGATGGAACGACTGCCGGGCACTTCGATCGCCGACGAAATGGCCCGGGGACCGATGACGTTGGGCCGGGTGCGCAGCGTTCTCGACGACGTTCTCGGCGCACTTGGTGCCGCCCACAGCGCCGGGATTCTGCACCGCGACATCAAACCCGGCAACATCCTGCATGCCACATCGGGCGGTGCGGTCAAGCTCGCCGACTTCGGGATTGCCAAGGCGATGGATGCGGGGGCCACCCACACCAGGACCGGCCAGGTGCTCGGCACCATGGCCTACCTCAGCCCCGAACGCATCGCCGGTGCACCCGCGTCCGTCACAGACGACCTGTACGCAGTGGGTGTGGTCGGCTACGAGGCGCTCACGGGTCGTCCGCGATTCAGCCACGACAACGCCGGCGCGCTGGCACACGCGATCATGACCGCTACGCCACCACCGGTTTCGCTCCTGAGACCCGACACCGAACCGGAACTGGCCGCCGTCATCGAGCGTGCCGTGGCGCCGACACCCCGAGACCGGTTCGCCTCAACGGCAGACATGCTCACGGCTCTTCATGGACCGGCTCTCCAGGAGCGGGCGACTCCCGGGGGGCCGACGCACACCAGGGTGCTCGAGACACCGCTGCCGTATCAACCGGCCTCGCTCGCCTACGTCAGCCCACCTCCCCGCAGGGCGGGACGCCGGACGAAGATCCTCGCCGGTGTCGGCGCCGCCGTCGTCGCGGCCGTGACGGCGGTCATCGTCGTCGCTGCGTCCCAATCACCGATGACACCAACGGTCTCCGTGCCCGAACGTGACCCCGTCACAACCAGTTCGGCATCGACCACGCCGCCGCCACCTGCCAGCACACCGCCGCCGGTACCCGCTCCGGCCCCGGCGCCTGCCGAGAACTTAAACCGTGGCAACGGGAATGGGAATGGAAACGGCAAGAAGGACAAGAAGCAGAACGACGATTAG